The genomic stretch GTTGAACGCGTAGAAAGCCACGAGCCCAGAGAGATCCAAGGCGATCAGAAACAGGAGCGAGCGCCTCGGGGCGCCCGTCCGCGGTTCCACGATCGCGAGCGCCCTCGGGAAGACGCCGTCGCGGGCCGCGGCGTAGTACACGCGGGCCATACCCGCCGTGTACGCGTTCACCGTCCCGAAGGTCACGAACACCGCGAGGAATGCGACGACCGCGCCACCGTAGCGACCGAAGGCGTCCGCCATGATCGCCGCGAAGGGAGTCGCGCCGGTGCCCACGAGGTACGCTCCCGTCCCGATTGTCACGAGCGCGACCGCGAGGTACAATCCGCTGATCAGGACCACGCTGATCAGGACGCTCCGGCGGAAATCGCGTTCGGGATTTCGGAATTCCTCCGCCACGTTCGAGGTGTTCTCGTAGCCCAGGTAGGACCACACGATGAGCGCTGCGGCCGTGCCGATGGAGGCCACGCCTTCCGGGAGGAACGGCGTGTAGTCCGCGAACGTGATTCGGGGCGTGGCAGCCGCAACCGCGATGACGAGGGCCGCGACGATCGCGGCCACGGTCGCCAGCTGCACGCGGCCGCTGAGTCGGATGCCCATGTAATTCACCGCGAACCCCGCGAGCAGGATGCCTCCCGCGACGACGTAGGCGTCCAGTCGCGTCATGGGGAAGACAAACGCGAGGTACGAAGCCGCGGCCACCGTGGCGGCCGGGGCGCCCAGCACATTCCACGCGACGAACAGCCATGCCACCGCGCTGCTGGCCCCGAGCCCGAAACCCTCCCGGGCGAAGGCGTAGATACCGCCTGACTCAGGCTTCCGCGCGGAGAGTCTCGCGAACGTGTACGCGAACGGATAGCTCGCCAGGGAGAGGAGGACCCAGGAGACGATCGATGCGGGTCCCGCGAGGCGGGCCGCGAGCCCGGGCACGACGAAGATCCCTGCGCCCAGCACGGAGCTCACGTAGATTGCGACCGCGTGGCGAAGGGTGATCACGCGGTGGAGGGACGGCGTCCTCGCGTCCCCCCTTCCTTGGGCTCGATCACCGAGCCGTTGCGCGCCATGTCCGCCATGCAGCTGCCCGCCGTCGGGTTGTCGGGCGAAGCTGCCGCGACTCATAAGGAATGGGCCGGCGATCCTGGAGGGTCCCGCACCCTCGGGTCCACGTGGCTCTTCGGCGGCGTACGGTCCTCAGGGTCGACGCGGACCGCGTTCGGTCCGGTGTCGTCCGATCCGCGGAGCCGCGGACTATCGTGCCGCCGCAGCAGCTTGGAGTTGCTCGAGGATCTCCGCCGTGCATCCCAGGGCGCGTTCGTAGTCGCCGCCCTCGATGGCGTCGCGTGCGGCCTTGACCGTCTTGCGGATATCGACGACCTTCCACCCCGCATCGCGGGCGCGCTTCCACGCTTCGACCGCCTTCGAGAGCCGCTCCGTGGCCTCCCCCTTGGTGGCCCGGGGTTTCGCCTCCGGCTCCGGGGGAATCTCCTCTTGCACGCTGGGTGCCACGGCTACGGGCGGTTCCTGCGCGGGCTCGGGTGTGGCTGCTGGAGTGGGCTCGGGCGTCTCCGGCTGCGCGACCGGCTCGGGAGCTGCGGGGGTGATGGGCTGCGGGGGCGACTCCTCGCGATCGAAATTCGCGACCTCGATTTCCAGGGCCGAAGCGAGGTATTTCTCCGCCTCGAGGATGCTCTTCTCCTTGCTCGAGAGCATCTCATGCTCCGCGAGCAGGCGGTGCAGTTCCTCCTTCAACCCGCCCTTGAGGGCCGCGAGGGATTCGTACTGCCGCACGACCTCGCTCTGGCGGACGTGCATCTCCTCGCCAATCGTGCGGAGTTCCTTCTCTCGAGCCTCGACGGACGCCAGCCAGTCCGTCTGGAGCTTCATGAGCGCCTCTCCCCGTTGGAGAAGTTCGTCGAGCTTGGACTCGGAGTCCTTCATCTGCCCGGTGAACGCCTGGGCGAGGCGGGCCACGCGCTCCTCATCTCCCTTGATCAGCCGCTCGCGCTCCTCGACCGCCACGGCCGCACGCTGGAGGGCCTCCTCGTCCTCGGCGAGCTTCTCCCGTGCCTTGTTGATGGCGCCGAGGTCCCTCTCCATCGAGGCGCGCACATCGTCGAGGCCTTGTCGTTCCCGATCGTTGGCTTCGCGGTCGGCCGCAAGCCTGGCGGCGCGGGTGTCCAGCTCCGCGTGTTCTTGGTCGAGTCTCGCCCTCAGCGTCTCGAGCTCGTGGGCGCGAGCTTCCAGGGCCGCCTGCTTTTCCTTGAGCTTGAGCGCGGAGGCCTTCACGGCGTCGACGAGGAGGGGGGGTGGGGTTTCATTGGGCATCGGGCATCACTCTCGCGTGGTGACGACCCAAACGGGTCGGTTTATGGCTATATAACGTGTCGGCCGACACTATCGGACGTGAGAAGAAGGGTGACACCCGACTCGGGCCGTGGTGGGAGCCGGGTTGGTTTCAGAACCCCATCGCACAGCCGTCCGCCCTCGGATCGCTCCCGCCGCAGAGCACGCCCGTGGTCGGATTCCGGAGGATGACCTGGCCGCGGCCGAAGACCGCGCGCTCCATGCCTCCAATCCTTCGGATCCGATGGCCGCGGCCTCGGAGACCCGCGGCCGTCGTCTCCGGGATTCCCTCCTCGATGAGCACGGTCCCGCCCGGCTCGCCCTCGTCCAGGCAGATCCGGGGACGGTCGAGGGCCGCCTGGGGGTCGAGCCCGTCCAGGAGGGCGAGGAGCACCTGCACGTGCCCCTGGGGCTGCATGAATCCGCCCATGACCCCGTAGCAGGCGTACAGGGAGCCGTCTCCCTCCCGCGTCGCCATCGCGGGGATGATTGTGTGGTACGGCCGCTTCCCGGGCGCGAGGGCGTTCGGGTGCCCCGGATCAAGGAAGAAGTTGGCTCCGCGGTTTTGGAGCGGGAAGCCGGTCCCCTCCGGGACGATGCCCGTCCCGAAGCCCATGTAGTTGCTGTTGATGAACGAACAGGCGTTGCCGGATCCGTCGGCCACGCTGAAGTAGACCGTGTCCGATCCCGCGGACGGAAGGCCGGGGGTCGCCCGCAAGTTCGCCTTCCCTCGCCCGATACCGTGGGCGCGCTCCGCGGCGTACCCTTCCCTCAGGAGCGCGTCGGTTGGGACTTCGGCCTTCGTCGGGTCCGCGATGTACCGATGCGCGTCCGCGAACGCGAGCCGCAGCGCCTCGATCAGGAGATGGAGCCGCCCGGTGCCGAGCGGGTCGCGGGGGAGGTCGAACTCGGACAGCAGGTTCAGCGTAAGCAACGCGACGAGACCCTGGCCGTTCGGCGGGCACTCCCAGAGCCTCACGCCTCCGTACGCCGTGCTCACGGGCTCGTCCCAGGTCGAGTAGTGCGCGGCGAGGTCCTCCACGGTGAGGACGCCGCCGGAGGCTTGGACCGCGGTCGCGATCCTCCCCGCGATTTCCCCCCGGTAGAACGCCTCCTTGCCATCCCGCGCGATCGCGCGGAACGTGCGGGCGAGCCCGGGATTCCGGAACACCTCCCCGGCCTTCGGCGCACGCCCGTCGAGGAGCAGCTGCCTGCCTCCGGCCGCGGACCTCAGCTGCCGGGCCGCGCCGCCGGCCCAGGAGTAGGCGGTGAGGGGCGCCACGGGGAACCCCTCCTCCGCCGCACGGATTGCGCGGGCCAGGATGCGGTCCATTCCCAGCGTGCCGTGCCGGTCCACGAGGTCGCACCAGCCCGCGCACGCGCCCGGGACCGTGACGTTGTGCGCGTGGAACGGCGGGAGGCGCCTCCCGAAGCCTTGCTCCTTGAGCAGATCGAGGGTGAGCCCGTGCGGCGCCCGTCCCGACCCGTTCAGCGCGGTGACCTTGCCGCTGCCGCCGTCGTAGAAGAGCGCGAAGCAGTCGCCCCCGAGCCCCGTGGACGTGGGCTCCGTGAGGGCCAGCAGGGCCGCCGTGGCCACCGCGGCGTCCGCCGCGTTGCCTCCATCCCGCAGGATCTCGATCCCGGCCTCCGTGGCGAGGGGCTGGCTCGACGCGACCATTCCGTGGCGGGCGTACACGGGCGACCGGCGGGACGCGAAGGGGAGCGGGGCGTGGGACATCGATGGGCCCGACGCGGGAATCGGTCTCCGTGTATATCCCGACTTCCCGTTTTCCGGGTGCGTCACGTTCGGCGGGTCCCGTACGTACGGCGCATTTATATCGCGTCCCCGGTCCTTCCGTCCGTCGCCATGGCGATGACCAAGTGCCCTGTCTGCGGGGTATCCGTCAAGGACGAGAACCTGGTCCGCCACGTGCGGAACCAGCATCCCCACGAGAAGGTAGAAGGGCTCGAGGCGATGCGTCCCGCCCGGAAGAAAGCCACCCGGGACTGGAAGGACGACCTCGTCCGCGCGGGGACCGTGGTCGCCGTCGCCGGTGCGGTCTGGCTGCTCATTGCCCTCGTGTTCCCCTCCCCGATCGGCGTGGTCGTTCCCGCCTTCCCGCATCTGGCCGTGCTCACCGTGGCGGGGATCGCCCTCCTCGCGGTGGGCTGGGTCCTCGGGTCGCCAGCCTTCCGAAATTCCGCCCCCAAGTTCGCCGCCGTGGGCGCCGTGGTCGGCCTGGCCCTCGCGGGGTCCATGGCCCTCCTCGCCGCGCAACAAGGCGTGCCCACCCTGGACCGGAACACGGTCCCGGAGCCCCAGGGATGGGTCAAGGCGGCCAACGCGGCGTGGAAGTCCGGGGCCCTGCCCGTCGTCTTCTACTACGGCTCCGCGGGCTGCCCGTTCTGCGCCGCCTCGAGCTGGGCGGTCCGCGGGGCGTTGCAGCAGTTCGGCGCCCTGACCGGGTTCACGTACACGACCTCGGACCCGAACGACGTGTACCCGAACACCCCGGAGGTGGACCTGGCCCATGCCTCGTTCGCGAGCAGCTACCTGAGCCTGGACGTGAAGGCGGGCGACAACAACCAGCAGATCACCGTGCCTCCCCTCTCCTCGATCGAGAACGCGTACGTGGTCACGTACAACCCGCAAGGCCAGCTGCCTTTCTACGCCATCGGAGGGATCTACTTCCGCGTGGGCGCCCTCGTGGACCCGAACACGTACGTCCAGGGCAACGGCGTGCCCTTGACCCCGGACCAGGTGCAGCAGGCCCTCGCCGCCCAGTCGGGCTCCGTCTACACCGCGGTCCACCAGGCCCAGGTCTACGTCGAGGCGTACCTGGTCAAGGCGTGCCAGGCCGCGGGCGTCACGCCCCCCTCCGCGGTGACCCAGGACCCCGCGGTCCAGGCCGCGCTCGCCGCGATCACGTGAGGGCGGTCGCACCATGGTCGAGGTCCCCGTCCTCCGGCGCCTCCTGGTCGTGTGCATCCTCGCGGGACTCGCGCTCAGCGGGTACGCGGCTCTGGAGACGATGGTGCCCGGTCTCCAGGGCAGCTGCACGGTGAACGCGTTCATCTCGTGCGAGGCCGTGGCCCAGAGCGCCTACAGCCACATCGGGCCGCTCCCGGTCTGGTCCCTGGGGTTCGGCGGGTTCGTCCTCCTCTTCGCCCTGGACGTCCTCTACATGCGCCGAGCCGATCCTGCATTTCTCCGGTGGATCTGGATCCTGACGGGGCTCGGGCTGGCGGCCTCCGTGATCCTGCTCGGGGTCGAGCTCGTCCTGATCGGCGCCCTCTGCCTCGTGTGCCTAGGCGCGTACCTCGCGGATCTCGCGGCGTTCGCGGTCGCTTGGCGCCTCCTCCGGTTGGGCCGGGAGGAGCCGGCGCCGCCCGTGGCCACGTAGCCACGAGCTGCCCTCGAGAATCG from Thermoplasmata archaeon encodes the following:
- a CDS encoding amino acid permease; the encoded protein is MITLRHAVAIYVSSVLGAGIFVVPGLAARLAGPASIVSWVLLSLASYPFAYTFARLSARKPESGGIYAFAREGFGLGASSAVAWLFVAWNVLGAPAATVAAASYLAFVFPMTRLDAYVVAGGILLAGFAVNYMGIRLSGRVQLATVAAIVAALVIAVAAATPRITFADYTPFLPEGVASIGTAAALIVWSYLGYENTSNVAEEFRNPERDFRRSVLISVVLISGLYLAVALVTIGTGAYLVGTGATPFAAIMADAFGRYGGAVVAFLAVFVTFGTVNAYTAGMARVYYAAARDGVFPRALAIVEPRTGAPRRSLLFLIALDLSGLVAFYAFNVDIESAFLMTSGAAILAYIIGSAAGIRLLAERGMRRALPWISLLVSLALLPFIGTLMLASVAIAGLGLLFSGLAQRRRTPESAS
- a CDS encoding gamma-glutamyltransferase family protein, with protein sequence MSHAPLPFASRRSPVYARHGMVASSQPLATEAGIEILRDGGNAADAAVATAALLALTEPTSTGLGGDCFALFYDGGSGKVTALNGSGRAPHGLTLDLLKEQGFGRRLPPFHAHNVTVPGACAGWCDLVDRHGTLGMDRILARAIRAAEEGFPVAPLTAYSWAGGAARQLRSAAGGRQLLLDGRAPKAGEVFRNPGLARTFRAIARDGKEAFYRGEIAGRIATAVQASGGVLTVEDLAAHYSTWDEPVSTAYGGVRLWECPPNGQGLVALLTLNLLSEFDLPRDPLGTGRLHLLIEALRLAFADAHRYIADPTKAEVPTDALLREGYAAERAHGIGRGKANLRATPGLPSAGSDTVYFSVADGSGNACSFINSNYMGFGTGIVPEGTGFPLQNRGANFFLDPGHPNALAPGKRPYHTIIPAMATREGDGSLYACYGVMGGFMQPQGHVQVLLALLDGLDPQAALDRPRICLDEGEPGGTVLIEEGIPETTAAGLRGRGHRIRRIGGMERAVFGRGQVILRNPTTGVLCGGSDPRADGCAMGF
- a CDS encoding DUF929 family protein, yielding MAMTKCPVCGVSVKDENLVRHVRNQHPHEKVEGLEAMRPARKKATRDWKDDLVRAGTVVAVAGAVWLLIALVFPSPIGVVVPAFPHLAVLTVAGIALLAVGWVLGSPAFRNSAPKFAAVGAVVGLALAGSMALLAAQQGVPTLDRNTVPEPQGWVKAANAAWKSGALPVVFYYGSAGCPFCAASSWAVRGALQQFGALTGFTYTTSDPNDVYPNTPEVDLAHASFASSYLSLDVKAGDNNQQITVPPLSSIENAYVVTYNPQGQLPFYAIGGIYFRVGALVDPNTYVQGNGVPLTPDQVQQALAAQSGSVYTAVHQAQVYVEAYLVKACQAAGVTPPSAVTQDPAVQAALAAIT
- a CDS encoding vitamin K epoxide reductase family protein; this translates as MVEVPVLRRLLVVCILAGLALSGYAALETMVPGLQGSCTVNAFISCEAVAQSAYSHIGPLPVWSLGFGGFVLLFALDVLYMRRADPAFLRWIWILTGLGLAASVILLGVELVLIGALCLVCLGAYLADLAAFAVAWRLLRLGREEPAPPVAT